A window from Hemicordylus capensis ecotype Gifberg chromosome 2, rHemCap1.1.pri, whole genome shotgun sequence encodes these proteins:
- the GPR27 gene encoding probable G-protein coupled receptor 27, whose translation MANASELAGSSSSSPHLPSPGGLLSASGLKLTTLGLILCVSLAGNVLFAWLILKDRHLHRAPYYLLLDLCLADGLRSLACFPFVMLSVHSGAGSWPHSPLSCKVLAFLAVLFCFHAAFLLFCVGVTRYMAIAHHRFYAKRMTGWTCLAVVCMVWTLSMAMAFPPVFDVGTYKFIREEEQCIFEHRYVKANDTLGFMLMLATVIAATHLVYVKLLFFIHGHRKMKPAQLVPAISQNWTFHGPGATGQAAANWTAGFGRGPTPPTLVGIRQSATHSQIKRLLVLEEFKMEKRICKMFYMITLLFLLLWSPYIVACYLRVFIKASTIPQVYLTASVWMTFAQAGVNPILCFIFNKELRVCFRAHFLCCQSLQNTQGTILCDLKNFAM comes from the coding sequence ATGGCGAACGCCAGCGAGctggcaggaagcagcagcagcagcccccacctgcccagccctggCGGCCTCCTCAGCGCCTCCGGCCTCAAGCTAACGACGCTAGGCTTGATCCTCTGCGTCAGCCTGGCCGGCAACGTGCTCTTTGCTTGGCTCATCCTCAAGGATCGCCACCTGCACCGCGCCCCTTACTACCTGCTGCTGGACCTGTGCCTGGCCGACGGGCTGCGCTCCTTGGCCTGCTTCCCCTTCGTCATGCTCTCGGTGCACAGTGGGGCAGGCTCCTGGCCTCACAGCCCGCTCAGCTGCAAGGTGCTGGCTTTCTTGGCCGTGCTCTTCTGCTTCCACGCTGCCTTCCTGCTCTTCTGTGTGGGTGTGACGCGCTACATGGCCATTGCCCATCACCGCTTCTATGCCAAGCGCATGACGGGCTGGACCTGCCTGGCTGTGGTGTGCATGGTGTGGACCCTCTCCATGGCCATGGCCTTCCCGCCCGTCTTTGACGTGGGCACCTACAAATTCAtccgggaggaggagcagtgcATCTTTGAGCATCGCTATGTCAAGGCCAATGACACCCTGGGTTTCATGCTCATGCTTGCCACTGTCATTGCAGCCACCCATCTCGTGTATGTCAAGCTCCTCTTCTTCATACACGGCCACCGCAAGATGAAACCGGCCCAGCTGGTGCCCGCCATCAGCCAGAACTGGACTTTCCATGGGCCTGGAGCCACTGGCCAGGCAGCTGCCAACTGGACGGCTGGCTTTGGCCGGGGCCCCACCCCTCCTACCTTGGTGGGCATCAGACAAAGTGCCACCCATAGCCAGATCAAGAGGCTGCTGGTCTTGGAGGAGTTCAAGATGGAGAAACGGATCTGCAAAATGTTCTATATGATCACcctgctcttcctgctcctcTGGTCCCCCTATATTGTGGCCTGCTACCTGCGTGTCTTCATCAAGGCCAGCACAATCCCCCAAGTCTACCTGACCGCCTCTGTCTGGATGACCTTTGCTCAGGCAGGGGTCAACCCTATCCTGTGCTTCATTTTCAACAAGGAGCTTAGAGTCTGTTTCAGAGCTCACTTCCTCTGCTGCCAAAGCCTACAGAATACTCAAGGCACCATTCTGTGTGATCTGAAGAATTTTGCGATGTAG